One Micavibrio aeruginosavorus ARL-13 genomic window carries:
- the glmM gene encoding phosphoglucosamine mutase — MARKYFGTDGIRGRANTFPMTADMALKVAMAAAASIRADQGGLHQNRAIIGKDTRLSGYMLEEAMAAGFVAMGMEVILVGPIPTPGIAMLTRSLRADVGVMISASHNPYEDNGIKLFGADGYKLPDALEEAIEARIDTPDLSAELAPADRIGKASRLEDAPGRYIEFIKSSFPKGMSLEGLKIVVDCANGAAYKIAPQVLWELEAEVIAMGVAPNGRNINDKCGATATQALQDRVVAEKADIGIALDGDADRIIMVDERGNRVDGDQLMALLARSGQANGTLRGNGVVATVMSNLGLERYLKTLGMDLIRTPVGDRHVVERMRADGYNLGGEQSGHIIMSDFGTTGDGLLAGLQILAALKQQSFPASTALNIFTPVPQILKNVRFQKGHKPLDHDAVKAAIESAEAKLVKEGRLLVRASGTEPLIRVMAEGDDQSLVETVVNDLCGVIESVAV, encoded by the coding sequence ATGGCCCGTAAATATTTCGGTACCGACGGTATCCGCGGTCGCGCCAATACATTCCCGATGACTGCCGATATGGCGTTGAAGGTGGCCATGGCTGCCGCGGCGTCCATTCGCGCGGATCAGGGGGGCCTGCACCAAAACCGCGCCATTATCGGCAAGGACACACGCCTGTCCGGCTATATGCTGGAAGAGGCGATGGCCGCCGGTTTCGTGGCGATGGGGATGGAAGTCATTCTGGTCGGCCCGATCCCGACCCCGGGTATTGCCATGCTGACGCGTTCTTTGCGCGCCGATGTCGGGGTGATGATTTCCGCATCCCACAATCCGTATGAAGATAACGGCATTAAACTGTTCGGTGCCGATGGCTACAAACTGCCCGATGCGCTGGAAGAAGCGATTGAGGCACGGATTGATACACCGGATTTATCCGCCGAACTGGCCCCCGCCGATCGGATTGGTAAGGCCAGCCGTCTGGAAGATGCGCCGGGCCGTTATATCGAATTTATCAAAAGCAGCTTCCCCAAGGGCATGAGCCTGGAGGGACTGAAAATCGTTGTCGATTGCGCCAACGGTGCCGCCTATAAAATCGCGCCGCAGGTTCTGTGGGAACTGGAAGCCGAAGTCATCGCCATGGGCGTGGCTCCGAATGGCCGCAACATCAATGACAAATGCGGGGCTACGGCCACGCAAGCGTTGCAGGATCGCGTTGTCGCGGAAAAGGCCGATATCGGTATCGCGCTGGATGGTGATGCCGACCGGATCATCATGGTCGATGAACGTGGCAACCGCGTTGATGGCGACCAATTGATGGCGCTGCTGGCCCGTTCGGGCCAGGCCAATGGCACATTACGCGGCAATGGCGTTGTCGCCACCGTCATGTCCAATCTGGGGCTGGAACGCTATTTGAAAACGCTGGGCATGGATTTGATCCGCACGCCAGTGGGGGATCGCCATGTCGTCGAACGCATGCGGGCCGATGGATATAATCTGGGCGGTGAACAATCCGGCCACATCATCATGTCCGATTTCGGCACGACGGGCGACGGGTTGCTGGCGGGGTTGCAAATTCTGGCCGCGCTGAAACAACAAAGTTTTCCTGCGTCCACGGCGTTGAACATTTTCACACCGGTGCCGCAAATCCTGAAAAACGTGCGTTTCCAAAAGGGCCACAAGCCTTTGGATCACGACGCGGTCAAGGCCGCGATTGAAAGCGCCGAAGCCAAATTGGTCAAAGAAGGCCGCTTGTTGGTCCGGGCATCCGGCACCGAACCCCTGATCCGCGTGATGGCCGAGGGGGATGACCAGTCGCTGGTCGAAACGGTGGTCAATGATCTGTGTGGCGTGATCGAAAGCGTCGCGGTTTAA
- a CDS encoding aldo/keto reductase, whose amino-acid sequence MEFRQLGRSGLKVPVFSFGTATFGGTTEFFKVWGDTDVKAASKLVDICMEAGINFFDTANIYSAGASEEVLGAAIKGRRNDMLISTKATFSMSDDPNDKGSSRFHLIKACEDSLKRLGTDHIDLYFMHGFDALTPVDETLRALDDLITAGKIRYIGCSNFSGWHVMKSLAASEKDGLARYIAYQGYYSLANRDYEWELMPLAQDQGLGTMVWSPLGWGRLTGKIRRGQKPTEGRMASESGAVGGPEVNEEHLFNIVDVLDEIAKETGKTIPQVALNWLTTRPTISNIVIGARTEEQLRQNLGALGWTLSADQIERLDNVSHKTPAYPYWHQMGFDERNPKPVKW is encoded by the coding sequence ATGGAATTCAGACAATTGGGCCGGTCCGGCCTGAAAGTACCCGTGTTCAGCTTTGGCACGGCCACCTTTGGCGGGACCACGGAATTTTTCAAAGTCTGGGGCGATACCGATGTGAAAGCGGCCAGCAAGCTGGTCGATATTTGCATGGAAGCCGGCATTAACTTTTTCGACACGGCGAATATTTATTCCGCCGGCGCATCGGAAGAGGTTCTGGGTGCGGCCATCAAGGGACGCCGCAATGATATGCTGATTTCCACCAAAGCGACGTTCAGCATGAGCGATGACCCGAATGACAAGGGATCCTCCCGCTTTCACCTGATCAAGGCCTGTGAAGACAGCTTGAAACGTCTGGGCACCGATCATATCGATCTGTATTTCATGCATGGGTTTGACGCGCTGACCCCGGTTGATGAAACGTTGCGCGCACTCGACGACCTGATCACTGCGGGCAAAATTCGCTATATCGGCTGCTCCAACTTTTCGGGCTGGCATGTGATGAAATCGCTGGCCGCATCGGAGAAAGACGGGCTGGCCCGCTACATCGCGTATCAAGGGTATTATTCACTGGCCAACCGTGATTATGAATGGGAATTGATGCCGCTGGCGCAGGACCAGGGATTGGGCACGATGGTTTGGAGCCCACTGGGTTGGGGCCGCTTAACCGGAAAAATCCGCCGCGGACAAAAACCGACCGAAGGCCGCATGGCCAGCGAATCCGGTGCCGTCGGCGGGCCTGAGGTGAACGAAGAACATTTGTTTAACATCGTCGACGTATTGGACGAGATCGCCAAGGAAACCGGAAAAACCATTCCGCAGGTGGCACTCAACTGGCTGACCACCCGGCCGACCATTTCCAACATTGTGATTGGCGCCCGCACCGAAGAGCAGTTGCGCCAAAATTTGGGCGCATTGGGGTGGACATTAAGCGCCGATCAAATTGAGCGGTTGGATAATGTCAGCCATAAAACCCCGGCTTATCCATACTGGCACCAAATGGGGTTTGATGAACGCAATCCGAAACCGGTGAAGTGGTAA
- a CDS encoding ankyrin repeat domain-containing protein has product MTISNQDKLFAAARCGDNATIRQLAFSDVDFGARDEKGRTPFNLATQYGHADTAKTILAAKEMKYMQQLGLVGEGSVAPVREDEAQKAVG; this is encoded by the coding sequence ATGACCATCAGCAACCAGGACAAATTGTTTGCCGCCGCCCGGTGCGGGGATAATGCCACCATCCGTCAATTGGCGTTCAGCGACGTTGATTTTGGTGCCCGTGATGAAAAGGGGCGCACGCCGTTCAATCTGGCCACCCAATATGGTCACGCCGATACGGCCAAAACCATCCTGGCCGCTAAGGAAATGAAATATATGCAACAGCTGGGTCTGGTGGGCGAGGGCTCCGTGGCTCCAGTTCGCGAAGACGAAGCCCAAAAAGCTGTTGGTTAA
- a CDS encoding adenylosuccinate synthase, producing the protein MANVAVIGSQWGDEGKGKIVDWLSSRADVVVRFQGGHNAGHTLVIDGVTYKLHLLPSGVVRGGKLSIIGNGVVIDPWALMKEIGDVRAQGVEITPDNLIIADNASLILPVHSAVDKAFEAARGKKSIGTTGRGIGPCYEDKVARRGIRVCDLADDELLMEKVERLLVHHNTFLKGLGADTIEPKTIYDSLVQIRGDILQFAAPVWQRLDAANKNGEKILFEGAQGIMLDVDHGTYPFVTSSNTVAAQAATGSGVGPRTVGYVLGITKAYTTRVGSGPFPTELLDDDGETLGRRGHEFGTTTGRKRRCGWFDAVQVRQAIKTSGIDGIALTKLDVLDTFAEIKVCVGYDLNGVRLDRLPAGQKEQAAVTPIFETIEGWQESTQGARSWADLPAKAIKYIRRLEELIETPVAMVSTSPERDDTILVQDPFAA; encoded by the coding sequence ATGGCGAATGTCGCGGTCATCGGGTCCCAATGGGGCGATGAGGGCAAGGGTAAGATTGTCGATTGGTTATCCTCGCGGGCTGATGTGGTTGTCCGTTTCCAAGGTGGTCACAATGCGGGCCACACGCTGGTGATTGACGGGGTGACTTATAAACTTCACCTGCTGCCGTCCGGCGTTGTGCGCGGTGGCAAGCTCTCCATCATTGGCAATGGTGTTGTGATCGACCCGTGGGCGTTGATGAAAGAAATTGGTGACGTGCGCGCGCAAGGCGTTGAAATCACGCCGGACAATTTGATCATCGCTGATAATGCGTCGCTGATCCTGCCGGTTCACTCGGCCGTTGATAAAGCCTTCGAAGCCGCACGCGGTAAAAAATCCATCGGCACGACGGGCCGTGGTATTGGCCCGTGCTATGAAGACAAAGTGGCACGTCGTGGTATCCGCGTGTGTGATCTGGCCGATGATGAATTGCTGATGGAAAAGGTGGAACGCCTGCTGGTTCATCACAACACCTTCCTCAAAGGTTTGGGTGCCGATACGATTGAACCGAAAACCATTTATGATTCATTGGTACAAATTCGTGGCGATATTTTGCAATTCGCCGCGCCTGTGTGGCAACGTCTGGACGCCGCCAACAAGAACGGAGAAAAAATCTTGTTCGAAGGCGCGCAAGGCATCATGCTGGATGTCGATCACGGTACCTATCCGTTTGTGACATCATCCAACACTGTGGCGGCCCAGGCTGCAACGGGGTCCGGCGTAGGCCCGCGCACTGTGGGTTATGTTCTGGGGATTACCAAGGCGTATACAACGCGCGTTGGCTCCGGGCCGTTCCCGACCGAATTGCTGGATGATGATGGTGAAACGCTGGGCCGTCGCGGCCATGAATTCGGCACCACCACCGGGCGGAAACGCCGTTGCGGCTGGTTCGATGCGGTTCAGGTGCGTCAGGCCATTAAAACATCCGGTATTGATGGCATTGCCTTGACCAAGTTGGACGTTCTGGACACGTTTGCGGAGATTAAGGTTTGCGTTGGTTATGATTTGAACGGTGTCCGTCTGGACCGTCTGCCCGCCGGGCAGAAGGAACAGGCTGCGGTTACACCCATCTTCGAAACCATCGAAGGCTGGCAGGAAAGCACGCAGGGGGCCCGCAGCTGGGCCGATCTGCCCGCCAAGGCGATTAAATATATCCGCCGTTTGGAGGAATTGATCGAAACCCCGGTCGCCATGGTCTCCACCAGCCCGGAGCGGGATGATACCATTCTGGTTCAGGATCCGTTCGCGGCCTAA
- a CDS encoding protein kinase family protein, whose product MTSDEATEKAANATPVTEPVGEAAPQAVESDPAPSPAPSSASGGSGAVTSLADKFFIHPQKPLPQFDQGPVKAYGVTQGRDAVAVDHFALICEPHLTPRARLAGAYNGISNPNVIRLVGSGVIYWPPTSEERYTFIYEKPIGPPLMRHNEFKGLDMKPDIVVSSIIRPLVTALADVRDRDMAHGNVRPSNIFAAMSGDVIDRIVLGDCLSTPPSYAQPVIFETIERAMADPIARGLPSQEDDMYALGVTLALLLRSRDPLEGMSDEDIIRQKIENGSYSALLSRDRFTGAILEPLRGLLYDDPGQRWSISDLQQWMDGQRLSPKQAAKKVKAARPLHFNEERYFRPSLLAMDLHKDPGAAVQLVENNHMEQWISRSLDDPQVMKRYESVVESMTELGRGAGYWDRLLCRLSIALDPDAPIRYKGLSLTPDGIGTALAQAVIKKEDIAPYAELMSQQTVMFWVGAAPAAQMDVGVLVGRFDACRAFLRQTSPAYGIERCLYFLNSECHCLSDKLKGYLVRTPEDLLRAFEKISSSPKRPELFLDRHVTAFLSVKDRKDIDPYLIELGADEPYKRILGNIKTLATIQQRSRMEKLPGICGWMADILDPVLAQLHDRDLRVSMSEKIRKIAAGGDITKIAALLDDPKITQDDTKAYNDARMEYFKLRQESMELQADMADPDRIKLTTGREMAAIFSCVLAGVIMLFFAFMFFTKSSGL is encoded by the coding sequence ATGACATCCGATGAAGCCACAGAAAAGGCCGCCAATGCCACCCCGGTGACCGAACCGGTGGGGGAGGCTGCGCCGCAGGCGGTTGAGTCCGATCCCGCTCCGTCGCCTGCGCCGTCATCCGCATCGGGCGGGTCTGGCGCGGTGACGTCGCTGGCGGATAAGTTTTTTATCCACCCGCAAAAACCCCTGCCGCAATTTGATCAGGGGCCGGTGAAGGCCTATGGCGTGACGCAAGGCCGGGATGCCGTTGCGGTGGACCATTTCGCCTTGATTTGTGAGCCACATTTGACGCCGCGGGCGCGATTGGCGGGGGCGTATAACGGTATTTCCAATCCCAATGTCATCCGGTTGGTGGGGTCTGGCGTCATCTATTGGCCACCAACATCGGAAGAGCGTTACACCTTTATCTACGAAAAGCCGATTGGGCCGCCTTTGATGCGGCATAATGAATTCAAGGGGCTGGATATGAAGCCGGACATCGTCGTGTCCAGCATTATTCGCCCATTGGTTACGGCGCTGGCCGATGTTCGGGATCGGGATATGGCGCACGGGAATGTGCGCCCATCGAATATTTTTGCGGCGATGTCAGGCGATGTGATTGACCGTATTGTTCTGGGCGATTGTTTGTCTACGCCGCCATCCTATGCACAGCCGGTCATCTTTGAAACGATTGAGCGCGCCATGGCCGATCCGATCGCGCGTGGCTTGCCGTCGCAGGAAGATGATATGTACGCGCTGGGTGTAACGCTGGCGTTGCTGCTGCGTTCCCGCGACCCGCTGGAGGGGATGAGCGATGAAGACATCATTCGCCAGAAAATTGAAAATGGAAGTTACTCGGCCTTACTGAGCCGGGATCGATTCACAGGCGCCATTCTGGAGCCCTTGCGTGGGCTTCTATATGATGACCCAGGGCAGCGCTGGTCTATATCCGATTTGCAGCAATGGATGGATGGGCAGCGGTTAAGCCCGAAACAGGCCGCAAAAAAAGTCAAAGCCGCCCGCCCGTTGCATTTCAACGAAGAGCGGTATTTCCGTCCGTCATTGCTGGCCATGGATTTGCACAAGGACCCGGGCGCGGCGGTTCAGTTGGTTGAAAACAACCATATGGAACAATGGATCAGCCGGTCGCTGGACGACCCACAGGTCATGAAGCGCTATGAAAGCGTGGTTGAAAGCATGACTGAACTGGGGCGCGGGGCCGGGTATTGGGATCGGCTGTTGTGCCGTTTGTCGATTGCCCTCGATCCTGATGCACCCATTCGGTACAAGGGCCTGTCCCTGACGCCGGATGGCATCGGCACGGCATTGGCACAGGCGGTGATTAAAAAAGAAGACATCGCTCCTTATGCCGAATTGATGTCCCAGCAAACGGTCATGTTCTGGGTTGGGGCCGCACCGGCGGCGCAAATGGATGTCGGGGTTCTGGTTGGGCGTTTTGATGCCTGTCGCGCGTTCTTGCGGCAAACATCCCCCGCCTACGGGATTGAGCGATGCCTGTATTTTCTCAATTCCGAATGCCATTGCCTGAGCGACAAGCTCAAAGGTTATCTGGTCCGAACGCCAGAAGATTTGTTGCGGGCCTTTGAAAAAATTTCATCATCGCCCAAGCGTCCGGAATTATTCCTGGATCGTCATGTCACGGCGTTCTTATCTGTAAAAGATCGTAAGGATATTGATCCGTATCTGATCGAACTGGGCGCGGATGAGCCATATAAGCGTATTTTGGGAAATATCAAAACACTTGCCACCATTCAGCAACGGTCACGCATGGAAAAATTGCCCGGAATTTGTGGGTGGATGGCGGATATTCTGGACCCGGTTCTGGCGCAGCTGCACGATCGCGATTTGCGCGTCAGCATGAGTGAAAAAATACGAAAAATTGCGGCGGGTGGCGATATCACAAAAATAGCCGCTTTGCTGGATGACCCTAAAATTACGCAGGATGATACAAAAGCCTATAATGACGCACGGATGGAGTACTTCAAACTGCGTCAGGAAAGCATGGAGCTGCAGGCTGATATGGCCGATCCGGACCGGATCAAGCTGACCACGGGACGTGAAATGGCGGCGATTTTCTCCTGTGTTCTGGCTGGCGTCATCATGTTGTTTTTCGCCTTTATGTTCTTCACCAAATCGTCAGGGTTGTAA
- a CDS encoding TadE/TadG family type IV pilus assembly protein, whose translation MSFWRDTRGSTAVEFGLVAIPFIFMTIGIIELALVFAAANMLEGGVAEASRLIRTGQLQQAGGDPEETFREALCGHALVLIDCDRIVIESIAIEDNTFGGISDIPPQYDEDGNLIPAGFELGAVSDVVLIRAAYRYEYMTPLFGEIFSNQPDRTYPMLATSVMRTEPYEFEDE comes from the coding sequence TTGTCCTTCTGGCGCGATACGCGGGGTTCGACCGCGGTCGAATTCGGCCTTGTCGCCATTCCCTTCATCTTCATGACCATCGGCATCATTGAACTGGCCCTGGTCTTCGCCGCGGCCAACATGCTGGAAGGCGGCGTGGCCGAAGCCTCCCGCCTTATCCGAACGGGCCAACTGCAACAGGCAGGCGGCGACCCGGAAGAAACGTTTCGTGAGGCATTGTGTGGTCATGCGCTGGTGTTGATTGATTGTGATCGTATCGTGATTGAATCTATTGCGATTGAAGATAATACGTTCGGTGGTATCTCCGATATTCCTCCGCAATATGATGAGGATGGAAATCTTATCCCTGCTGGATTTGAACTGGGTGCCGTGAGTGACGTTGTTCTGATTCGTGCGGCCTATCGTTACGAATATATGACCCCTTTGTTTGGTGAAATTTTTTCCAATCAGCCGGATCGGACGTATCCTATGCTGGCGACGTCTGTGATGCGAACTGAACCATATGAATTCGAGGATGAATAA
- a CDS encoding TadE/TadG family type IV pilus assembly protein: MKKNPHFFDWWKDQKASIAAEAGIFIPILFSMLVAVYDIGTAILINQKAINASQMTADLIAREISLDDAQIEDAIEAARQAMLPLNLTNFGVGIASVQYNEDDEPEILWQEVTGTSTAFEVEDAPIQGTIGLGGEGDGMVVVKVNYDYDPVFSGSFLPSIMMQEVSYTRGRRLPVVTRIE, translated from the coding sequence ATGAAGAAAAATCCTCATTTTTTCGATTGGTGGAAAGACCAAAAGGCGAGCATTGCAGCCGAGGCGGGAATTTTTATTCCTATCCTGTTCTCAATGCTTGTTGCTGTTTACGACATCGGGACTGCGATTTTAATCAACCAGAAAGCGATCAATGCATCGCAGATGACCGCTGATCTGATCGCCCGGGAAATCAGCTTGGATGATGCGCAGATCGAAGATGCGATAGAAGCTGCGCGGCAAGCGATGTTACCACTCAATCTTACGAATTTCGGGGTCGGTATTGCCAGCGTTCAGTATAACGAAGACGATGAGCCAGAAATTCTCTGGCAAGAAGTGACGGGTACGTCAACCGCATTCGAAGTTGAAGATGCCCCCATACAAGGAACAATCGGCCTTGGTGGTGAGGGCGATGGAATGGTGGTTGTTAAAGTGAACTATGATTATGATCCGGTTTTTTCGGGATCGTTTTTGCCATCAATTATGATGCAGGAAGTCAGCTATACGCGTGGCCGCCGATTGCCAGTGGTAAC